The Acetivibrio saccincola genome window below encodes:
- a CDS encoding phage tail spike protein, translated as MLYNSSGTLIYDQSETATITLKNGGWYFIASIIEVSNKKVQNIICDRSDGATWVSPVRSFSGELNRECIADIIMGMHANTYYYAGGFDDWFLETDSQLTADDLLLYFKSSLHANGGDAASDVDALAEPGAVSLKATDGEYPASGVLYTRAVPCALSGSGRVAVASEYTAGVTSVSLVETSTSDDLEEWSAWQAVGTSGELQSPNRQYIRFRVTLTSSDPLRTPKLLEIQLHDIPKAPYEKLGFARPVVLDKNGAWEAVLENAFDIIVTGEVNGADTLEFKLPFHDPKRSTLENEKQVQIVNDIYRIRTLTDNKSEDGRVITQVYAEAVFYDLSFSAEKEPREFNADTADVPMQYALLGTGWTVGNVTVTTKRTWQCTEKNALFILRTVQNIYGGDLVFDSANRQVHLLTFSGTDSGALFSYRKNLKSIQRVVDTRELVTRLYAYGKDGLTFASINGGKEYVEDYTFSSEVRVSTLDCSSFTNPYQMLEYAKMRLAEYSKPRVSYVLSAMDLSALTGYEHEAWKLGDIVTVDDKELGLLVKTRVVRRQYNLQEPWKTVIELSTKLRELGDSSAQWDKAADALSSAELINRQEIKDMVPFNHLRNSRADDGFAYWVNSGFEVDTENGVSGTASFKAVGVPGMTKSLSQTVYPATRKSYTFSAQIASENLEKGENGQVGVEIVIEYEDGTTETRFIDLI; from the coding sequence ATGTTGTATAACTCCTCCGGCACACTAATCTACGACCAGAGTGAAACAGCTACCATTACCTTGAAAAACGGCGGCTGGTATTTTATCGCCTCCATCATTGAAGTAAGCAACAAAAAGGTACAGAACATCATATGCGATCGCAGCGACGGGGCAACCTGGGTGTCGCCTGTGCGTTCCTTTTCGGGAGAGCTGAATCGGGAATGTATAGCAGACATTATTATGGGGATGCATGCAAATACCTACTACTATGCCGGAGGCTTCGACGACTGGTTTCTGGAAACGGACTCACAGCTTACAGCTGATGATTTGCTGTTATATTTTAAGTCGTCTTTACATGCAAACGGTGGGGATGCGGCTTCGGATGTAGATGCTTTGGCAGAGCCTGGCGCAGTCTCCCTCAAAGCAACAGATGGCGAGTATCCTGCAAGTGGCGTACTTTATACAAGGGCGGTTCCATGTGCATTATCGGGCAGCGGACGTGTAGCTGTCGCAAGCGAATATACTGCAGGTGTTACTTCAGTGTCTTTAGTAGAGACCAGCACAAGCGATGATCTTGAAGAATGGTCTGCATGGCAGGCTGTGGGAACCAGCGGTGAACTTCAATCGCCAAATCGGCAATATATAAGGTTCCGTGTTACCCTTACCAGCAGCGATCCGTTGAGGACGCCAAAACTTCTGGAAATACAGCTTCATGATATACCGAAAGCTCCCTATGAGAAATTAGGCTTTGCCCGTCCTGTGGTTTTGGATAAAAACGGAGCATGGGAAGCTGTTCTTGAAAATGCCTTTGATATCATTGTCACTGGTGAAGTGAACGGTGCGGATACGCTGGAATTCAAGCTTCCGTTCCATGATCCAAAAAGAAGCACACTGGAAAATGAAAAACAAGTGCAAATCGTAAATGACATTTACCGGATCCGAACCTTAACGGACAATAAAAGCGAAGATGGGCGTGTTATTACGCAAGTATATGCTGAAGCGGTATTTTACGATCTGTCTTTCAGTGCGGAAAAAGAACCTAGGGAATTCAATGCAGATACTGCAGATGTTCCGATGCAATATGCACTTTTGGGTACAGGTTGGACAGTAGGAAATGTTACTGTCACTACGAAACGGACATGGCAGTGTACAGAAAAAAATGCCTTATTCATCCTTCGCACCGTACAGAATATTTATGGCGGCGATCTGGTGTTTGACAGCGCCAACCGCCAGGTACACCTTTTGACTTTTAGTGGTACTGATAGCGGAGCGCTTTTTTCATATAGAAAGAATTTGAAAAGTATTCAGCGGGTAGTCGATACACGCGAATTAGTGACAAGGCTCTATGCTTATGGAAAGGACGGATTGACCTTCGCTTCAATTAATGGAGGTAAGGAATACGTGGAAGATTACACTTTTTCCAGTGAAGTGAGGGTGTCGACGCTTGATTGTTCGTCGTTTACAAATCCGTATCAGATGCTGGAATATGCAAAAATGCGGCTTGCAGAATATTCGAAGCCTCGCGTTTCTTATGTACTGTCTGCAATGGATTTATCTGCGCTAACCGGTTATGAGCACGAAGCATGGAAACTGGGTGATATTGTTACAGTGGACGATAAAGAACTAGGCCTTTTGGTAAAGACACGTGTTGTGCGTAGGCAGTATAACTTGCAGGAGCCTTGGAAAACAGTGATCGAGCTTTCAACTAAACTGCGGGAACTCGGCGATTCTTCAGCACAGTGGGACAAGGCCGCAGATGCGCTGTCCTCAGCAGAGTTGATAAACCGTCAGGAAATTAAAGATATGGTACCATTCAACCATCTGCGCAATTCCAGGGCGGATGATGGTTTTGCCTACTGGGTAAATTCCGGTTTTGAAGTAGATACTGAGAATGGTGTTTCGGGAACTGCTTCCTTCAAGGCTGTTGGTGTACCTGGTATGACAAAGAGTCTGTCACAGACGGTATATCCAGCAACGCGTAAAAGTTATACATTTTCAGCGCAGATTGCTTCCGAAAACCTTGAAAAGGGCGAAAACGGCCAAGTTGGTGTTGAGATAGTCATTGAATACGAGGACGGTACAACAGAAACAAGATTTATAGACCTAATTTGA